One window of Halonatronomonas betaini genomic DNA carries:
- the mtaB gene encoding tRNA (N(6)-L-threonylcarbamoyladenosine(37)-C(2))-methylthiotransferase MtaB has protein sequence MVNSVVKAAIKNLGCRVNQYEAEALEQMFKNAGYQIVDFESDADLYLINSCAVTISAASKSRSLARQAKRRGGKDSIVIMAGCYTQVSPEEVEDVEEVDYLISTSNKDNLIQLLNDLKAGGDDRWLGSREEYEEIDQFQDFKLVDLNQTTRANIKIQDGCDQFCSYCIIPYARGRIRSRAQEDVIEEFRRLAAQGVKEFVLTGIHLGAYGKDFDGNKDYLADLLKELIDIKGNFRIRLSSIEAGEVTNSMLEIMRNSDKICSHLHLPLQSGSGRILEKMNRPYNQQEFLGYIENIKNRVPGIGLTTDIIVGFPGETEADFKETLKVVKAAGFSRLHIFSYSPRPGTPAARMKDNIDGDLKKERYNKLNQLGAELAREYRSSVQDNQLEVLFEDNRSDRMITGYTGNYIRVGVEYQEDLVNKLKTVELLEAKGEEPYPVKIIE, from the coding sequence ATGGTAAATTCAGTTGTAAAAGCTGCAATTAAAAATTTAGGCTGCAGAGTTAACCAGTATGAGGCTGAAGCATTAGAGCAGATGTTTAAAAATGCCGGTTATCAGATCGTTGATTTTGAATCTGATGCAGACTTATATTTAATAAATAGCTGTGCTGTTACGATTTCAGCAGCCAGTAAATCAAGAAGTCTTGCCCGTCAGGCTAAAAGACGAGGCGGCAAAGATTCTATTGTAATTATGGCTGGATGCTATACCCAGGTATCTCCAGAAGAGGTTGAGGATGTAGAGGAAGTTGATTATTTGATCTCAACATCTAATAAAGATAATCTGATTCAGCTTTTAAATGATTTAAAGGCTGGTGGAGATGATAGGTGGTTAGGAAGCCGGGAAGAATATGAAGAGATTGATCAATTTCAAGATTTTAAGCTTGTTGATTTAAATCAGACAACGAGAGCTAATATTAAGATACAGGATGGCTGCGATCAGTTCTGTAGTTATTGTATAATCCCATACGCCAGGGGTAGGATCAGAAGCCGTGCCCAGGAAGATGTGATTGAAGAATTTAGAAGACTTGCCGCTCAAGGTGTTAAAGAATTTGTTTTAACAGGGATCCATCTTGGAGCCTATGGTAAAGATTTTGATGGTAACAAGGATTATCTGGCTGATCTCTTAAAAGAATTAATAGATATCAAAGGTAATTTCAGAATCAGGTTAAGCTCAATTGAGGCCGGCGAGGTCACTAATTCTATGCTTGAGATTATGAGGAATTCAGATAAAATCTGTTCACATCTCCATCTACCTTTACAGAGTGGGAGTGGCAGAATTTTAGAAAAAATGAATAGACCATATAATCAGCAGGAATTTTTAGGGTATATCGAGAATATTAAAAATAGAGTCCCTGGGATCGGTTTAACTACTGATATTATTGTTGGTTTTCCAGGTGAGACAGAGGCTGATTTCAAGGAGACGTTAAAAGTTGTAAAAGCAGCTGGTTTCAGCAGACTCCATATCTTTTCCTATTCACCCAGACCAGGGACACCAGCAGCCAGGATGAAAGATAATATTGATGGGGATCTTAAAAAAGAACGATATAATAAATTGAACCAATTAGGAGCTGAACTGGCCAGGGAGTACAGGAGCTCTGTACAGGATAACCAGCTGGAAGTTTTATTTGAAGATAACCGTTCTGACAGGATGATAACTGGATATACTGGCAATTATATCCGGGTAGGAGTTGAATACCAGGAGGATTTAGTTAATAAGTTGAAAACTGTTGAATTGTTAGAGGCTAAAGGTGAAGAACCCTATCCTGTAAAAATAATTGAATAG
- a CDS encoding histidine triad nucleotide-binding protein, with the protein MDDCIFCKIRDGEMDTEFIYEDDQLMVFADINAQAPVHLLVVPKEHIPSILDVEDYNLVGRVHQVAVELAEERELEDGFRIVNNCGPEGGQTVNHLHFHLLGGRQLQWPPG; encoded by the coding sequence ATGGATGATTGTATATTTTGTAAGATAAGAGATGGTGAAATGGATACAGAATTTATCTATGAAGATGATCAGCTTATGGTATTTGCTGATATAAATGCCCAGGCTCCAGTTCATCTTTTGGTTGTCCCTAAAGAGCACATTCCATCTATTTTAGATGTTGAGGATTATAATTTAGTTGGGAGAGTTCATCAGGTTGCTGTTGAATTGGCTGAAGAAAGAGAGCTTGAAGATGGGTTTAGAATTGTCAATAACTGTGGTCCAGAAGGCGGACAGACAGTTAATCATCTCCATTTTCATCTTTTAGGCGGCAGACAACTCCAATGGCCTCCAGGCTAA
- a CDS encoding NfeD family protein, producing the protein MAGSKGLNKYFIGFIFGILFIFILAAPVSARVYFIPLHGDVDPGMATFLNRGLEEALENQAELVIVDVDTYGGLVDSGISIRDQLVNYPGEIVAYISNRAWSAGTLVALGADRIYMSEGSSMGAAETRPYDEKYISALRSEFAATAERRGRDPEIAAAMVDADIEIEDVIESGKLLSLTSSQAVELGFADGRFANFDEFLGYLGYSDADLTRIEKTGLESFAGLITNPFVSVFLLSLGIIALIGEALIPGFGVSGTIGVASLALFFSGYLIQGYAGMGLVVLFLAGLLLIAIEIFVIPGFGFTGITGIAAIFASLFFIFPDSSMAWTIMAAVLVLSTIGTIILIKFFGTSYFWRRISLGESLTTETGYVSSKDYKDLVGKTGRTVSTLRPAGIADFDGERIDVVSEGGYIEAETTVIVVKVEGRRVIVKPKKEE; encoded by the coding sequence ATGGCAGGTAGCAAAGGACTTAATAAATATTTTATAGGTTTTATTTTCGGAATTTTATTTATATTTATACTGGCAGCACCTGTTTCTGCCAGGGTTTATTTTATTCCCCTTCATGGTGATGTAGATCCAGGAATGGCTACATTTTTGAATAGAGGTTTAGAAGAGGCTTTGGAAAACCAGGCTGAACTTGTAATTGTTGATGTAGATACCTATGGTGGACTGGTTGATTCCGGGATTTCAATCAGAGATCAGTTGGTGAATTATCCTGGAGAAATTGTTGCTTATATAAGTAATCGGGCCTGGTCGGCTGGCACCTTAGTTGCCTTAGGTGCAGATAGGATTTATATGAGTGAAGGAAGCAGTATGGGGGCTGCAGAGACAAGACCCTATGATGAAAAATATATCTCAGCTTTGAGATCTGAATTTGCAGCTACAGCTGAAAGAAGAGGCAGAGATCCTGAAATTGCAGCTGCCATGGTAGATGCTGATATTGAAATTGAAGATGTGATAGAGAGTGGAAAATTATTATCATTGACATCATCACAGGCAGTAGAATTAGGATTTGCTGATGGAAGATTTGCTAACTTTGATGAATTTTTAGGCTATCTTGGATATTCTGACGCTGACTTAACCAGAATAGAAAAGACAGGTCTGGAAAGTTTTGCCGGGTTAATAACAAATCCATTTGTTTCTGTCTTTCTGTTATCTTTAGGGATTATAGCTTTAATTGGTGAGGCGTTAATACCAGGCTTTGGTGTTAGTGGAACGATTGGAGTTGCCAGTCTGGCTCTATTTTTCTCTGGTTATTTGATCCAGGGATATGCAGGTATGGGTCTAGTCGTTTTATTTTTAGCTGGACTTTTATTGATTGCTATTGAGATATTTGTTATACCAGGTTTTGGTTTTACAGGTATAACAGGAATTGCAGCTATCTTTGCCAGCTTATTTTTTATCTTTCCAGATTCTTCAATGGCCTGGACTATTATGGCTGCAGTTCTAGTCCTTTCTACTATTGGGACTATTATTTTAATTAAGTTTTTTGGAACAAGTTATTTCTGGCGAAGAATTTCTCTAGGCGAGAGTCTGACAACTGAGACAGGATATGTCTCCAGTAAAGATTATAAAGATTTAGTCGGCAAGACAGGTAGAACTGTTAGTACATTGAGGCCGGCAGGTATTGCTGATTTTGATGGTGAAAGGATCGATGTTGTAAGTGAAGGCGGTTATATTGAAGCCGAGACAACTGTTATAGTCGTAAAAGTTGAAGGTAGAAGAGTTATTGTGAAACCCAAAAAGGAGGAGTGA
- the floA gene encoding flotillin-like protein FloA (flotillin-like protein involved in membrane lipid rafts) has translation MDIFSIAIIVLVILFLIVFFYFIPLGLWISATAAGVKIGFFNLIGMRLRRVPPGQIVGPMIKSHKAGLKLSSDKLEAHYLAGGNVNEVVDALIAAHRAEIELTFERAAAIDLAGRKVLEAVKMSVNPKVIHTPVVTAVAMDGIQVMATARVTVRANIERLVGGAGEETVLARVGEGIVTTVGSAKSHKNVLENPDSISKTVLEKGLDSGTAYEILSIDIADVDVGKNIGATLQKDQAEADKDIAQAKAEERRAMAVAEEQEMKARVQEMQAKVVEAEAEVPLAMAEAFRNGNLGVMDYMNFKNIESDTKMRKSISSSQEEERDNTQKDREKNKKSKNKDKN, from the coding sequence ATGGATATTTTTTCAATTGCTATTATTGTTTTAGTAATTTTATTTCTGATCGTATTTTTCTATTTCATTCCATTAGGTTTATGGATTTCTGCAACAGCGGCTGGCGTTAAGATTGGATTTTTTAATCTGATAGGTATGAGATTAAGGAGAGTACCACCAGGACAGATAGTTGGCCCGATGATTAAATCTCATAAAGCTGGACTTAAATTAAGCAGTGATAAGCTTGAGGCCCATTATCTGGCTGGAGGAAATGTTAATGAGGTTGTAGATGCACTGATTGCTGCCCATAGAGCTGAAATTGAGCTTACCTTTGAACGGGCTGCAGCTATTGATCTTGCCGGTAGAAAGGTTTTAGAAGCCGTAAAAATGAGTGTTAATCCAAAGGTTATTCATACACCAGTGGTTACTGCAGTTGCAATGGATGGTATTCAGGTAATGGCTACTGCTAGAGTTACAGTTCGAGCCAATATAGAACGATTAGTTGGTGGAGCCGGTGAAGAGACAGTTCTTGCCAGAGTTGGTGAAGGTATTGTTACAACAGTTGGTTCTGCTAAATCCCATAAAAATGTTTTAGAAAATCCTGACTCTATATCGAAAACAGTCCTTGAGAAGGGTCTTGATTCAGGTACAGCCTATGAAATCTTATCTATTGATATTGCTGATGTTGATGTTGGCAAGAATATTGGAGCAACTTTACAGAAAGATCAGGCTGAGGCTGATAAAGATATTGCCCAGGCTAAAGCTGAGGAAAGAAGAGCTATGGCTGTTGCTGAAGAGCAGGAAATGAAAGCCAGAGTTCAGGAAATGCAGGCTAAGGTTGTTGAAGCTGAAGCTGAAGTACCTCTTGCCATGGCTGAAGCCTTTAGAAATGGTAATTTAGGCGTTATGGATTATATGAACTTTAAAAATATAGAATCAGATACTAAGATGAGAAAGAGTATTTCATCGTCTCAGGAAGAAGAGCGGGATAATACTCAAAAGGATAGAGAAAAGAATAAGAAAAGCAAAAATAAGGATAAAAACTAA
- the ppsA gene encoding phosphoenolpyruvate synthase, whose translation MKYIKWFEEIGKGDINLVGGKGANLGELTNNGVNVPPGFSITAEAYRNFLVENNLQDRIKSLLVGLDTENASELQQLSREIRGFMAEGEMPEAIKADILEAYEQLKAKGVKTENVAVRSSATAEDLPDASFAGQQDTYLNISGPNELLYHVKKCWSSLWTARAIYYRQDQGFVQTDVALSVVVQQMVSGEKAGVIFTVDPTTGNKDHLLINSSWGLGEAVVSGLVTPDDYLLDKNNGKVIEKNLGKKIKMIVEKGDSGVGTEVVKTASYLGEDAVIESSLTDREIDKLYKQALKIEKIYDAPQDIEWAIAGEDSEVYLLQSRPITTLDLEEDDEVLVDSAAELQPVVRGLNASPGNASGPVVIVEDFNKLEMVKEGDILVASMTNPDMVPAMRRAAAVVTDEGGRTCHAAIVSRELGIPCIVGCGDATKILENNQIVTVDSTRGVVFEGKVKSKDETAEQSTGPVLQAPENIKTQPVTGTKIYMNLGEPHLINRYKDLDFDGIGLMRIEFIFSNVIGAHPIYLLQQGEGDLFIRQLSEAITMVAQEVYPRPLTLRMSDFRTNEFRGLKGGEKVEPVENNPMIGWRGVSRYISDDYIEGFRLECKAVKKVRDEYNLTNVNLMLPFVRTTWEVERALEILKEEGLERNRDFKIWIMAEVPSVIFQAADFCPLIDGFSIGSNDLTQLIMGADRDSGILNRMGYFDERNPAIKTAIQELINVAGKHGNTVSICGQGPSVYPEFAEFLVEAGIDSISVNPDTVNYTRRLVAQVEQRLILRNMRK comes from the coding sequence ATGAAGTATATTAAATGGTTTGAAGAAATTGGTAAAGGCGATATTAATCTGGTTGGTGGGAAAGGTGCTAATTTAGGAGAACTTACTAATAATGGTGTAAATGTTCCCCCAGGGTTTTCTATAACAGCTGAAGCTTATAGAAATTTTTTAGTAGAAAATAATCTCCAGGATAGGATTAAGAGCTTATTAGTTGGTCTTGATACAGAAAATGCCAGTGAACTCCAGCAGTTATCCAGGGAAATTAGAGGATTTATGGCTGAAGGCGAGATGCCTGAGGCAATCAAAGCTGATATCTTAGAGGCCTATGAACAGCTAAAAGCTAAAGGAGTTAAGACAGAGAATGTTGCTGTCAGGAGTTCAGCTACTGCAGAGGATCTGCCAGATGCTTCATTTGCCGGCCAGCAGGATACTTATTTAAATATTTCTGGCCCCAATGAACTTCTATACCATGTTAAGAAATGCTGGTCTTCACTTTGGACTGCCAGAGCTATTTACTATCGCCAGGATCAAGGATTTGTTCAGACTGATGTAGCTTTAAGTGTTGTTGTTCAGCAGATGGTCAGTGGCGAAAAAGCTGGAGTTATTTTTACAGTCGATCCAACTACAGGAAATAAAGATCATTTACTAATAAATTCAAGTTGGGGTCTGGGAGAGGCTGTTGTTTCCGGGCTTGTTACCCCTGATGATTATTTACTTGATAAAAATAATGGAAAAGTTATAGAGAAAAACCTTGGCAAAAAAATAAAAATGATAGTAGAAAAAGGAGATTCAGGTGTCGGCACAGAAGTTGTTAAAACAGCTTCTTATCTCGGTGAAGATGCTGTCATAGAATCATCTTTGACTGATAGAGAAATAGATAAACTTTATAAACAGGCATTAAAAATTGAAAAAATTTATGATGCTCCCCAGGATATTGAATGGGCTATTGCCGGTGAAGATTCTGAGGTTTATCTCTTGCAGTCCAGACCGATAACTACCCTTGATCTTGAAGAGGATGATGAGGTTTTAGTTGATTCTGCAGCAGAACTTCAGCCTGTTGTTAGAGGTTTAAATGCTTCTCCTGGAAATGCCAGTGGACCGGTTGTGATTGTTGAAGATTTTAATAAGCTTGAAATGGTCAAAGAGGGCGATATTCTGGTGGCTTCAATGACCAATCCAGATATGGTTCCAGCTATGCGGAGGGCTGCAGCAGTTGTTACAGATGAAGGCGGTAGAACCTGTCATGCAGCTATAGTTTCCAGGGAACTTGGTATTCCATGTATTGTTGGCTGTGGAGATGCCACAAAGATTTTAGAGAATAATCAGATTGTAACAGTTGATTCAACCAGAGGTGTTGTCTTTGAAGGCAAAGTTAAATCAAAGGATGAAACTGCTGAGCAGAGTACTGGTCCAGTTTTACAGGCTCCAGAAAATATCAAGACTCAACCAGTAACTGGAACAAAAATTTACATGAACTTAGGTGAGCCCCATCTGATTAACCGCTATAAAGATTTAGATTTTGATGGGATCGGTCTGATGCGGATTGAATTTATCTTCTCAAATGTGATTGGTGCCCACCCTATTTATCTTTTACAGCAGGGTGAAGGGGATTTATTTATTAGGCAACTCTCAGAGGCGATTACTATGGTTGCTCAGGAGGTTTATCCAAGGCCATTGACTTTACGGATGAGCGACTTCAGGACCAATGAATTTAGAGGTCTTAAAGGCGGAGAAAAGGTTGAACCTGTTGAAAATAATCCGATGATTGGCTGGCGTGGAGTTTCCAGGTATATATCTGATGATTATATTGAAGGATTTAGACTTGAATGTAAGGCTGTTAAAAAAGTACGGGATGAATATAATTTGACCAATGTTAATTTAATGCTTCCCTTTGTTAGAACCACCTGGGAGGTTGAACGGGCTCTTGAAATCTTAAAAGAAGAAGGCTTGGAACGGAACCGAGATTTTAAGATCTGGATTATGGCTGAAGTTCCTTCAGTTATCTTTCAGGCAGCAGATTTCTGTCCGCTAATAGATGGTTTCAGTATTGGTAGCAATGATCTGACCCAATTAATTATGGGGGCTGATAGAGATTCTGGAATTTTAAACCGGATGGGTTATTTTGATGAGCGGAATCCTGCTATTAAGACTGCTATCCAGGAATTGATAAATGTTGCTGGCAAACATGGTAATACAGTCTCTATCTGTGGCCAGGGACCTTCAGTATATCCTGAATTTGCTGAGTTTTTAGTTGAAGCTGGAATCGATAGTATCAGTGTTAATCCTGATACTGTAAATTATACAAGGAGGCTTGTAGCCCAGGTTGAACAGAGGTTAATCTTGCGAAATATGAGGAAATGA
- a CDS encoding helix-turn-helix transcriptional regulator: MELNQRQKEIIDLVKNNQPITSQEIADNLELSRAAIRNDLSVLSLLDILDAKPRVGYFYKGERPEPGSLDSLFNIKVKEIMSLPVNLVEDTSIYDAIVTMFLEDTGTVFVIDEYDELVGVISRKDLLKMAMGNRDLNEIPVSLAMTRVPKLITAIKDETLLMAARKIVDNKVDSLPVVEDEKVIGRISKTSISNALVDYATEIGSD, translated from the coding sequence ATGGAATTAAATCAAAGACAGAAAGAAATAATTGATCTTGTAAAGAATAATCAACCGATAACCAGCCAGGAGATTGCAGATAATCTCGAGTTATCCCGGGCTGCCATTAGAAATGATCTTTCAGTGCTTTCTTTGCTTGATATACTTGATGCTAAGCCCAGGGTTGGTTATTTCTATAAAGGAGAAAGGCCTGAACCAGGCTCTCTTGATTCACTTTTTAATATTAAGGTTAAAGAGATTATGTCATTACCTGTAAACCTTGTTGAAGATACAAGTATTTATGATGCAATTGTGACGATGTTCCTTGAAGATACCGGGACTGTCTTTGTAATTGATGAGTATGATGAACTGGTTGGGGTTATTTCCAGAAAGGATCTATTAAAGATGGCCATGGGGAATCGTGATTTAAATGAAATACCGGTAAGTCTGGCGATGACCAGGGTACCGAAGCTGATAACAGCCATTAAGGATGAAACTTTATTAATGGCTGCCAGAAAGATTGTTGATAATAAGGTTGATTCATTGCCTGTTGTAGAAGATGAAAAGGTCATTGGTAGAATAAGTAAAACTTCGATTAGTAATGCGCTGGTTGATTATGCAACTGAGATAGGGAGTGATTAA
- the glpX gene encoding class II fructose-bisphosphatase, whose translation MQRELAIEFVRVTEAAALASAPWMGKGQKKSADGAAVDAMRTMFETVNINGVVVIGEGEKDEAPRLYIGEKIGDQKGGPELDIAVDPVEGTSLVARGLPNALSVIAVADRGTLLKAPDIYMDKIMAGPEARGAINIDASVEDNLRSVAEALNKSVKDLTVVVLDRERHTDLISEIRAVGSRIKLLADGDVAGGIATALKDNGIDLAIGIGGATEGVLTAAALRCLGGEIQARLVYRDEADKEKARNLGITDLDKIYKTEDLAAGDDIMFAVTGITDGDLLKGVRYHGNKATTYSLVMRSKTGTVRYISADHKITQKPDYFPKDIFNIKASKDY comes from the coding sequence ATGCAAAGAGAATTAGCGATAGAATTTGTACGAGTAACGGAAGCTGCTGCTCTGGCCTCTGCTCCATGGATGGGTAAGGGTCAGAAAAAATCAGCAGATGGTGCAGCCGTTGATGCTATGAGGACTATGTTTGAGACTGTAAATATAAATGGGGTTGTTGTAATCGGTGAAGGTGAAAAAGATGAAGCCCCTCGTTTATATATTGGTGAAAAGATCGGTGATCAGAAAGGTGGACCAGAACTGGATATTGCAGTTGATCCAGTTGAAGGGACCAGTCTGGTTGCCAGAGGTCTGCCGAATGCTTTATCAGTGATTGCTGTGGCTGATAGAGGGACACTTTTAAAGGCTCCAGATATTTATATGGATAAGATAATGGCTGGACCTGAAGCCAGGGGTGCTATTAATATTGATGCCAGTGTTGAGGATAATTTAAGGTCTGTAGCTGAAGCATTAAATAAAAGTGTAAAAGATCTGACTGTAGTTGTGCTAGATAGAGAACGGCATACAGATTTGATCTCAGAGATTAGGGCAGTCGGTTCCAGGATAAAGCTACTTGCTGATGGTGATGTTGCTGGCGGAATAGCCACTGCCCTAAAAGATAACGGAATAGATCTTGCCATCGGTATCGGCGGAGCAACTGAAGGGGTTCTGACAGCTGCTGCTCTTAGATGTTTAGGCGGAGAGATTCAAGCCAGGTTAGTTTATCGTGATGAGGCTGATAAAGAGAAGGCTAGGAATTTAGGAATTACTGATCTTGATAAGATTTATAAGACTGAAGATCTGGCAGCTGGCGATGATATTATGTTTGCAGTTACTGGTATAACTGATGGTGATCTTTTAAAGGGGGTTCGCTATCATGGGAACAAAGCGACTACCTATTCACTGGTTATGAGGAGTAAGACTGGGACAGTTAGATATATTTCAGCTGATCACAAGATTACTCAGAAACCTGATTACTTTCCAAAGGATATCTTTAATATAAAGGCGTCAAAAGATTATTAA
- a CDS encoding alpha/beta fold hydrolase, which translates to MAEFVVDDSLKINYHLDGESGPVILILNGIMMSTASWADFVPVYTENNYRVLRVDFRDQGLSDSYPEDYRIDIHVEDIIKLMDQLELEQVIPVGISYGGMVAMLMAIKYPERIKSMVLANTVSRVTPYLKAASQAWQEAADLKDGRKFFKLAMPFIYSDYFYKHNQEFLASREEILADVLDEKWLTRFNRLAESSYDFDIENQLAKIEMPVLLVAGERDILTPLEKMKEIADEIADSRLITINDAGHASCYEKMDEFNTVVLGHLALTAKNN; encoded by the coding sequence ATGGCAGAATTTGTTGTGGATGACAGTTTAAAAATAAATTATCATTTAGATGGTGAAAGTGGTCCAGTAATATTGATTTTGAATGGGATTATGATGAGCACAGCCAGCTGGGCTGATTTTGTTCCAGTATATACTGAGAATAATTATAGAGTTTTAAGGGTTGATTTTAGAGACCAGGGTTTATCAGATAGTTATCCTGAAGATTACAGGATCGATATTCATGTAGAAGATATTATTAAATTAATGGATCAGCTTGAACTTGAACAGGTAATTCCTGTAGGAATTTCCTATGGCGGAATGGTTGCCATGTTAATGGCTATTAAATATCCTGAACGGATAAAATCGATGGTTTTAGCCAATACTGTTTCCAGGGTTACGCCCTACCTTAAAGCTGCCAGTCAGGCCTGGCAGGAGGCTGCTGATTTAAAGGATGGCCGGAAGTTTTTTAAGTTAGCGATGCCCTTTATCTACTCTGATTATTTTTATAAGCATAATCAGGAGTTTTTAGCATCCCGGGAAGAGATTCTTGCTGATGTTTTAGATGAAAAGTGGCTGACCAGGTTTAATCGGCTGGCCGAGAGTTCCTATGATTTTGATATTGAAAATCAGTTAGCCAAAATAGAGATGCCTGTTTTATTAGTTGCTGGAGAGAGGGATATCTTAACTCCTTTAGAAAAGATGAAGGAGATTGCTGATGAAATTGCTGATAGCAGGTTAATTACAATTAATGATGCCGGGCATGCTTCCTGCTATGAAAAAATGGATGAGTTTAATACAGTAGTTTTAGGCCATTTAGCTCTGACAGCTAAAAATAATTAA
- a CDS encoding PhoH family protein has translation MSNTEEIITVNNYDKARNIFGQLDDNLKIIEDRLDVKIISRGTEIKIQGDKEDVFIAKRTLEEMLDLQESDNPVNSRQLKYIIEQLQNDSDLSFKNLYDEVLQVNYKGREIKAKTLGQKIYIDAMKRSDIVFGIGPAGTGKTYLAVVMAVKNLLNNNVNRIVLTRPAIEAGENLGFLPGDMQEKVDPYLRPLYDSLFDVLGPEKVNSYMEKDIIEVAPLAYMRGRTLDDSFIILDEAQNTTSEQMKMMLTRIGFNSRAVITGDITQVDLPYSKKSGLGEVEKILAGIHGIDFIYLDETDVVRHNLVRKIISAYEESGK, from the coding sequence GTGAGCAATACAGAAGAAATTATTACAGTAAATAATTATGATAAGGCCAGAAATATTTTTGGCCAGTTAGATGATAACTTAAAGATAATAGAAGATAGATTGGATGTAAAAATTATCTCAAGGGGGACTGAGATCAAGATACAGGGCGATAAAGAGGATGTCTTTATTGCCAAAAGAACTCTTGAGGAGATGCTTGATTTACAGGAGAGTGACAACCCTGTTAATTCAAGGCAGCTTAAATATATTATTGAACAGCTTCAAAATGATAGTGATTTAAGTTTTAAGAATTTATATGATGAGGTTTTACAGGTTAATTATAAGGGCAGGGAGATTAAGGCTAAAACCCTTGGCCAGAAGATTTATATTGATGCGATGAAAAGATCGGATATAGTCTTTGGGATTGGGCCTGCTGGTACAGGTAAGACCTATCTGGCGGTAGTTATGGCTGTTAAAAACCTTCTTAATAATAATGTGAATAGGATAGTTTTAACCAGGCCGGCCATTGAAGCCGGAGAGAATCTCGGGTTTCTGCCAGGGGATATGCAGGAGAAAGTTGACCCTTATTTAAGGCCACTCTATGATTCGTTATTTGATGTATTGGGGCCTGAAAAGGTTAATAGTTATATGGAGAAAGATATTATAGAGGTTGCTCCACTGGCTTATATGCGGGGGAGAACTTTAGATGATTCTTTTATAATTCTTGATGAGGCACAGAATACAACCTCGGAGCAGATGAAGATGATGTTGACCAGGATTGGTTTTAATTCCAGGGCTGTAATAACCGGAGATATAACTCAGGTTGATCTGCCTTATAGTAAGAAATCTGGACTGGGAGAGGTTGAGAAGATTCTGGCTGGAATTCATGGAATTGATTTTATTTATCTCGATGAGACTGATGTTGTCAGGCATAATCTGGTTAGAAAGATCATCTCTGCTTATGAAGAGAGTGGTAAATAA